DNA sequence from the Peteryoungia desertarenae genome:
ATTCGCTCGGCAGCTTAAGGCTGCCCCATTGCCAAATCCCTAGCCCCAGGAGGAAGGGCAATCATGACTGGGCACAAGCAATTGCAGGGTCAGCACCGGCTACGGGGCGGCTGCATGTGCGGCACCGTCACCTACGAGGTCGCCGATCGCTTCCTCTATGCGATCAACTGCCACTGCTCGAAATGCCGCCGCACCACCGGATCGGCCTTCAAGCCGATCGCCGGCATTGCAGTCGAGGATTTTGCTCTCACGACAGGCGCAGACGCGATGTTCCGCCATGGAGACCCTGAAGGCAGCCATGACATGCACTGCCGCACCTGCGGTTCCCTCATCTATTCCTGGATTGCCGAGAACGGCAGCGTGAAAGTCCATGTGCCCATGGGAACGCTTATCGACCCGCCCTCGATGAAACCCTCGATGCACATCTTCGTCGGCTCGAAGGCACCATGGTACGAGATCCTCGACGATCTGCCGCAGTTTGACGGCTTTCCGGGTTGAATGCCACGCAAAAAGGGTCCGCCCGAAGGCGGACCAGAGATCCCCGGGAGGAGCGGGTTATTCGGCAGCCGTGACGGATGCCGGAAGGTCAAGATTCTGCCAGTCGATCCGCCTTTCGAGCGCCTCGCCATTCTGGTCAAACAGATGGCAATCCGATGTCATGATACCGGTAACCATGGGCTCATCGGCGCGCACGGGCGCTGAGCCTGGAAGGAGCGCACAATAGGGTTCGCCGTTTGGCAGGGACGCATAAGCAATCGTATTGACGCCAAGTCTTTCCACCACTCCGGGCTTGACCGTGATATTGATATCGCCCGCCATCAGCCGTGTGTGCTCCGGACGGATACCCAAGGTCAGTTGCTGACCCATAAGGCCCGGTTTTGGCTTGACCGGGATGGTCGCCGACTGGCCCTCATAGGTGATCATGACGCCGCGCTCGTCGACACCGACACAATTGACCGGGACGAAGTTCATCTTCGGATTACCGATGAAACCGGCAACGAACGTGTTTTGCGGCTTGTGATAAAGCTCAAGAGGCGCTCCCACCTGGGCAATGTTGCCAGCATTGAGCACGACGATGCGATCCGCCATGGTCATGGCCTCGATCTGGTCGTGGGTCACATAGATCATGGTCGCAGCCAAATCGCGATGAAGCTTGGTCAACTCGATCCGCATGTCTGCACGCAGTGCTGCATCGAGATTGGACAAAGGCTCGTCGAAAAGGAAAATCTTTGGCTCTCGCACGATTGCGCGCCCAATGGCCACCCGCTGACGCTGGCCGCCCGACAACATGCCAGGACGTTGCTGCAGACGCTGGTCCAGCTGGAGGATGGCAGCAACCGCTTCAACCTTTTCGCGGATTCTGGCCTCGGGCAGTTTTTCGACCCGAAGCGGAAAGGCAATGTTCTCAAAAACAGACATATGCGGATAAAGCGCATAGGACTGAAAGACCATTGCAATGCCGCGTTCAACCGGGGGCTTGTCATTGACGCGGTCGCCATCGATCACGATATCGCCGGAGGTCGTCGCGTCCAGCCCGGCAATCATCCGCAACAGGGTTGACTTGCCGCAACCGGACGGGCCGACAAAGACCACGAACTCGCCATCATTGACCTCAAGGCTGACGCCTTTGATGACCTCGAAGTGCCCGTAGGACTTGCGTACCTGTTTCAGAAATAGCTGACCCACTACCCTCAGTCTCCAAATGCCAAGCGCAGTTGCGCCGGCCCATTCCTATCCCATCCGGTCCGCAGACCGAGAAAGCTCGGTCTGCGGCATTCACAAGCTTCCGGAATTACTTGTACTGCTCGAGCTCGCCGGCAGCCTTCTTCAGGGCATCGGCCGGTTCGGCCTTGCCGGTGACAACCGACTGGACCATTTCGATCATGACGTTCTGGAAGCCCTTGTAGTCGGTGAAGAGAGGTTCGGGACCACCAAATTCGATGCCATCGATGAATGGCTTCCAATAGGGAGCTCCGGCAACCATCGCATCCACGGCCGGTGACGGACGCAAGGGAGTCAGACCCGCACTGCCGCCGCCTTCATAGGCCTCCTGCACTTCCGGCGAGGTGATGTATTTGGCAAATTCGATTGCCTTTTCCTCGACACCGGAGCCGCTGAAGATTGCGAGGCTGTCGGTGATCAGCAAGGTGCCCTTGCCCTTGGCATCAGGACCCACGGGCAGGTCCGCAACACCCCAGTCGATCTGGGTATCGGCAAGGCGGAAGGCAGCCCCCACCGAAGCCTGGATCATGCCGACCTTGCCGTCGAGGAAAATGGCGCGGATCTCGTTCTGCTCATAGGCGGTCGCACCCTCCACAGAATAGGGCGTGATGTCCTTGTAGGCCTGAAGGGCCGCCAGAACCTGCGGGCTGTCGATTACGATGTTGCCGTCGGCATCGATGACCTTGCCGTCATTGGTATAGACCCAATGCATGAACTGGTGCATCGTGTTGTCGAAGGTTTTGGCCGGCAGACCATAGCCGGCAATTCCGGTCTTCTCCTTGATCTGCTTTGCCATCGCGATGGTTTCAGCCCAGGTCTTCGGCGGAACTTCGGGGTCAAGACCGGCCTGCTTGAAGAGATCCTTGTTCCAGTACTGCGCCTTGGTGGAAAACGCGATCGGAACGCCCCACTGCGTACCGTCAAAGGTCACTGTGTCGACGATATTGGGATAATAGGCGGCCTTTTCCTCATCGGTCATCGGAACAGGCACAATCAGCTCGTTCTGGGCGAATTCCTTCAGCGTTCGCGAACCGACATAGGCCATGGCAACAGGTGTGCCGGCAACGGCAAGCGTGGTGGCCTTATCCTGGCACTGGGCCCAGCCTACGACTTCAGGGACAACTTTCCAGCCGGAATTCTGGCTTTCCCATTCGGCAATATATTTGACATGCGCAGGATCGATGGAGTCACCGCAATAGATCCAGCTGATCTCCTGGTCGGCGGCAAAAGTCGTCAGCGCGGAGCTGGCGAGCAGGACGAATGAGCCTGCAAGTGTGGTCAGAGTTCTTGTCATCTGTGGTTCCCCTTGTTTGACAGGTTGATGCGGACGGTTGACCCGAATTTCTTATTGGCAGCGTTATTTCAGCGCTCCGGCCGTCAGGCCGGATACGAGATATCGCTGCAGGAAAAAGATCACGATCATGGCTGGTGCGATCCCGACGAAGCTCGCCGCCATCAGCTCGTTCCAGATGACCTCCTGGCGACCGAAATAGGCATAGAGGCCAATCGGAAGCGGCATGTATTCGGTCTTGGAATTGAAAGTGAGCGCAAAGATGAATTGCTGGGCATAGGCGCCGATGAAGGTCATGATGGCGACAACGGCAATGCCAGGCGTCGCAAGTGGCAGGACCACACGGCGGAAGGTGTAGAAATAGCCGGCACCATCGACA
Encoded proteins:
- a CDS encoding ABC transporter ATP-binding protein codes for the protein MGQLFLKQVRKSYGHFEVIKGVSLEVNDGEFVVFVGPSGCGKSTLLRMIAGLDATTSGDIVIDGDRVNDKPPVERGIAMVFQSYALYPHMSVFENIAFPLRVEKLPEARIREKVEAVAAILQLDQRLQQRPGMLSGGQRQRVAIGRAIVREPKIFLFDEPLSNLDAALRADMRIELTKLHRDLAATMIYVTHDQIEAMTMADRIVVLNAGNIAQVGAPLELYHKPQNTFVAGFIGNPKMNFVPVNCVGVDERGVMITYEGQSATIPVKPKPGLMGQQLTLGIRPEHTRLMAGDINITVKPGVVERLGVNTIAYASLPNGEPYCALLPGSAPVRADEPMVTGIMTSDCHLFDQNGEALERRIDWQNLDLPASVTAAE
- a CDS encoding GFA family protein produces the protein MTGHKQLQGQHRLRGGCMCGTVTYEVADRFLYAINCHCSKCRRTTGSAFKPIAGIAVEDFALTTGADAMFRHGDPEGSHDMHCRTCGSLIYSWIAENGSVKVHVPMGTLIDPPSMKPSMHIFVGSKAPWYEILDDLPQFDGFPG
- a CDS encoding ABC transporter substrate-binding protein, which translates into the protein MTRTLTTLAGSFVLLASSALTTFAADQEISWIYCGDSIDPAHVKYIAEWESQNSGWKVVPEVVGWAQCQDKATTLAVAGTPVAMAYVGSRTLKEFAQNELIVPVPMTDEEKAAYYPNIVDTVTFDGTQWGVPIAFSTKAQYWNKDLFKQAGLDPEVPPKTWAETIAMAKQIKEKTGIAGYGLPAKTFDNTMHQFMHWVYTNDGKVIDADGNIVIDSPQVLAALQAYKDITPYSVEGATAYEQNEIRAIFLDGKVGMIQASVGAAFRLADTQIDWGVADLPVGPDAKGKGTLLITDSLAIFSGSGVEEKAIEFAKYITSPEVQEAYEGGGSAGLTPLRPSPAVDAMVAGAPYWKPFIDGIEFGGPEPLFTDYKGFQNVMIEMVQSVVTGKAEPADALKKAAGELEQYK